In Phytoactinopolyspora mesophila, the following are encoded in one genomic region:
- a CDS encoding response regulator transcription factor: MDVLVVDDDPAVRESLRRSLTFNGYQVRLAQDGEDALRQISTAPPDAVVLDVMMPRLDGLATCRALRASGNDVPILMLTARDEVSDRVSGLDAGADDYLPKPFALEELLARLRALLRRATAAGDPEAETLRLGDLTLDPVTREVVRGARPLRLTRTEFSLLELLIRHPRQVLTRERILEDVWGYDFPTTANSLEVYIGYLRRKTEAEGEPRLIHTVRGVGYVAREDPP, from the coding sequence ATGGATGTACTCGTGGTCGACGACGACCCCGCGGTGCGCGAATCATTGCGGCGGTCGTTGACGTTCAACGGCTATCAGGTGCGCCTCGCTCAAGACGGTGAGGACGCACTCCGCCAGATCAGCACGGCGCCCCCCGATGCCGTTGTCCTCGACGTCATGATGCCTCGCCTCGACGGGCTGGCCACGTGCCGCGCCCTGCGCGCTTCCGGCAACGACGTGCCCATCTTGATGCTGACCGCGCGCGACGAGGTCTCCGACCGGGTCTCCGGCCTCGACGCGGGCGCGGACGATTACCTGCCGAAGCCTTTTGCGCTGGAGGAGCTACTGGCCAGGCTTCGCGCGCTACTGCGCCGGGCGACGGCGGCCGGAGATCCGGAAGCCGAGACACTGCGGCTCGGCGATCTCACGCTGGATCCCGTCACCCGCGAGGTGGTTCGTGGCGCGCGGCCGCTCAGACTCACCCGGACCGAGTTCTCACTGCTCGAGCTGCTCATCAGACACCCTCGTCAAGTCCTCACCCGGGAGCGCATCCTGGAGGACGTCTGGGGCTACGACTTCCCCACTACAGCCAATTCCCTCGAGGTGTACATCGGCTACCTGCGCCGCAAGACCGAGGCCGAAGGCGAACCCCGGCTGATCCACACGGTTCGGGGTGTCGGATATGTCGCGCGGGAAGACCCACCGTGA
- a CDS encoding DNA polymerase IV translates to MRERRAMTTRPRASILHLDLDAFFAAVEQRDKPSLRGRPVIVGGLGPRGVVSTASYEARRFGVRSAMPMSEARSRCPNAAFLGGRFGAYRAVSAVVMDELRRLSPLVEPLSLDEAFVDLGAGDDLDLSVSGVRAIGERLRDTIRTKTGITASVGAATSKTLAKIASEQAKPDGLVVIEPGSETEMLHPLPIRVLPGVGPATAARLARLGVKSVGDVAQVEESELVDLLGEASGRNLFLLARAHDERPVSSERASKSISVEDTFDRDITDPALLSALVTRMADKVTERLVRAGHSGRTVTLKARLHDFTTLSRSATLPGPTDDAREVSRLAVQLLKDVDASNGVRLLGVGISGLSDWVQDDLFTSGGDVREPGDDDGPDLDAAVHADRRWVPGMDVMHTEHGAGWVWGGGLGRVTVRFETSATPPGPVRTFAADDPQLSAISHISEAD, encoded by the coding sequence ATGCGGGAACGACGCGCGATGACCACCCGGCCGCGGGCGAGCATCCTCCATCTGGACCTCGACGCGTTCTTCGCCGCGGTCGAACAACGGGACAAGCCCTCCCTGCGCGGACGCCCGGTGATCGTCGGCGGCTTGGGTCCACGCGGGGTCGTTTCCACCGCATCTTACGAGGCGAGACGGTTCGGGGTACGGTCGGCGATGCCGATGTCCGAGGCCCGGTCCCGGTGTCCCAACGCGGCGTTTCTCGGTGGCCGGTTCGGGGCGTACCGGGCGGTCAGCGCCGTCGTCATGGACGAACTGCGCCGTCTGTCACCGCTGGTGGAACCGCTCTCGCTGGACGAGGCGTTCGTCGATCTAGGAGCAGGCGACGATCTCGATCTGTCGGTCAGCGGTGTCCGGGCCATCGGTGAACGCCTCCGCGACACCATCCGGACCAAGACCGGCATCACCGCCAGTGTGGGCGCGGCCACGTCCAAGACGCTGGCGAAGATCGCGTCCGAACAGGCCAAGCCGGACGGATTGGTGGTCATAGAGCCGGGTTCGGAGACCGAAATGTTGCACCCGCTGCCGATTCGGGTCCTGCCCGGCGTCGGCCCCGCGACGGCAGCCCGGCTCGCCCGGCTTGGGGTGAAGAGTGTCGGCGATGTCGCCCAGGTCGAGGAGTCCGAACTCGTGGACTTGCTCGGCGAGGCATCCGGCCGGAACTTGTTCCTCCTCGCCCGCGCGCACGACGAGCGGCCGGTGAGCTCAGAGCGGGCGTCCAAGTCGATCAGCGTCGAAGACACCTTCGACCGCGACATCACCGATCCAGCGCTCCTCTCTGCCTTGGTGACCCGGATGGCCGACAAGGTCACCGAACGCCTGGTCCGCGCCGGGCATTCCGGCCGGACCGTCACACTGAAGGCCAGGCTGCACGACTTCACCACACTCTCGCGCTCCGCGACATTGCCCGGGCCCACCGACGATGCCCGTGAGGTGTCGAGACTCGCCGTCCAGCTGCTGAAAGACGTCGACGCCTCCAACGGTGTGCGCCTGCTCGGGGTTGGCATCTCCGGGTTGTCCGACTGGGTGCAGGACGATCTGTTCACATCCGGCGGCGACGTCCGCGAGCCGGGCGACGATGACGGCCCTGATCTCGACGCCGCCGTCCACGCCGACCGCCGCTGGGTGCCTGGGATGGACGTGATGCACACCGAGCACGGCGCGGGCTGGGTCTGGGGTGGAGGACTCGGACGTGTCACCGTCCGGTTCGAGACATCGGCGACGCCGCCCGGCCCGGTCCGCACGTTTGCCGCCGACGATCCCCAACTCTCAGCGATTTCTCACATCAGCGAGGCAGACTGA